The following proteins are co-located in the Oryzias melastigma strain HK-1 linkage group LG8, ASM292280v2, whole genome shotgun sequence genome:
- the arl5c gene encoding putative ADP-ribosylation factor-like protein 5C — MGFLLTKMMAVFGDREHKVIVVGLDNAGKTTILYQFLTKEAVHTSPTIGSNVEEIIVRNTHFMVWDIGGQESLRASWYSYYSNTEIILLVVDSTDRERLPITRDELHQMLAHEDLQNAAVLILANKQDMKGSMTVAEISQCLTLNSITSHPWHVQACCALTGEGLPACLDWMKSQVVVN, encoded by the exons ATGGGTTTTCTTTTGACCAAGATGATGGCTGTGTTCGGAGACAGAG AACACAAAGTCATCGTTGTGGGTTTGGACAACGCCGGGAAGACAACCATCCTTTACCAGTT TCTAACGAAAGAAGCCGTCCACACGTCCCCCACCATCGGCAGCAATGTAGAGGAGATCATTGTTCGGAACACGCACTTCATGGTTTGGGATATTGGAGGGCAGGAGAGTCTGAGAGCCAGCTGGTACTCCTACTACAGCAACACAGAG ATCATCCTTTTGGTGGTGGACAGCACTGACCGTGAAAGGCTGCCGATAACCAGAGATGAGCTCCACCAAATGCTTGCACACGAG GATCTACAGAATGCAGCGGTGCTTATTCTAGCAAATAAACAAGACATGAAGGGCTCCATGACAGTAGCAGAGATCTCCCAGTGCCTCACACTCAACTCTATCACATCACACCCCTGGCATGTCCAGGCCTGCTGCGCCCTAACAGGAGAAGG TCTACCTGCCTGCCTAGATTGGATGAAATCACAGGTTGTGGTAAACTGA